Below is a genomic region from Oryzias melastigma strain HK-1 linkage group LG7, ASM292280v2, whole genome shotgun sequence.
ctttaattttctaaacagAAATTCCAACaagtttggacaaaaaaattttttttagaggGTAAATTAACAGCTGAACTGTGCTTGAGAAGGATCATTTTTCATTGTGAAAGCTGaataatttataatttcttGTTGCAAATGCTTCAACTTAAGCTTGCTGGACTTCTACGGGatcataaattaatttaaattataggAATCCTTTTCAattctttatcttcttttacATTGTGGTAGAGCTCAATGAAAGCAGGATAGCAGATAGATCACTGTTTATATTCGCCATGCTTGGCATGCTTTTAAGCAGAACCACCCCCAAATGTAGtaatttaaagggaaaatatttGCTTCATAATCCTTTAACATTTGCTTCCTGATTGGAGCAAGATTAAAACAACAattcaacaaatgtttctttttttcaaatgcagaaaataaattacatttagatACTTCTAAAAGAGTATCCAAGTACTTTTATTGAGCAAATGTTTTGTCGAGTACTGTAATAAAGCACACATTTGAGAAGTAGAACTCTGCCAGCAGCGTGTGATCCAAATTGCACTTTTGAGCCTTGAAATCAAGCGTTTGTGAGAGCACACGGCGTTCCATGCCCTCCTCATGTCCCGCCTCTCCTGGCTGTCAGGTTGAGTCTCAGCGCCTGCAGTTCTTGGAGGAGCAGCGACAGCTCTGCAGATGCAGCCTCCTTGTCTCTCACTGCTTCAGTCAGCATCCGGATTGCTCCCCCCTGCTGGACTAAAGAGGGAACAGACACAAATCTGCTTGTTTACAAGTTTGATTTGTTACTTTTCTGCAAAATCGAGAACAAAACAATGCGATTTTAGCTAGAATGTTTAAGATTTCACAGTCATGTGATCCAGCATGGCATCCCACCTAAGAAGTAGAAGATGAGCAGCACTGTCAGCAGGAGCAGTGCAATGACTGCGCAGCTCATGGCGAAGGCTCGGGAGGAGCCCGGCCTCATCAGTTCCTGCAGATGACTCTGCAGTTTGCTGCCGAGCGGATGACCTCTGTGATTGGCCGCCGTTCCATCATGTGTGTACAGGTTACCGTTCGGGGAGGGGGTGTACGCCGGGCGAGGAGGCCTCACCCCTGAAAGCAGCAGCGGTGGCGTCAGTACAAGCGTGTGCAGTTTTGAGGCTGTCTCTGGAGGGCGTGTGTACCTTTGTGGCTGTGCTCAGGGTGCGTTCGGTGCAGGTCGTTGATGGAGTCCACAGAATGAAGCTCGATCTCGGTCAGATCTCTCTCACTGACTCTGTAGAACTGAGGAGTGGTCTGGGAGGAAGGAGGTCGTGACATCCCTCCCTGTTTGGATTAAAGGTCACTACTGATGGTGACAGGAGGGGACACGCctggacagaaaaaaatcataaaaacatctCAGATCAATGCATGAAACACCTGAAAGATTGTATgaactttgaaagaaaacttttcctGGAATGCTTGAAGCTCCTCCCTTTATGTTTCCTAATCTGCTGGTTTGGCAAAAAACCTCAAAGACACAAGAGcttctcattatttttatttatttatttattagaataGATTAGAgatttattgatcccacaaatgagaaaaaaatacacttaaaagataaataacaacaataattgATGTTAAGATAAATGGCCTCATAAAGACCTATAGTAAcaaatattcatgaaaaaatatcCTTTAAATTGTCCTGAAATCTGCAAACAACCGAGTTTTACAGCAGGACAAGAACACCATCGTGTTAGAAGAACAACTGGCCGGTAATGTTCTCATTTTTGctgcatatttttaataaaaggtcGATCAGAGGTTCATTcaagattttaataaaatgtaatgaccTTGTCAACTTTTACAATTGAAAATGTATGTATAGTGTGAATATCAGATGCTGTCATAATGTAATAAAAGGAAAAGTACATTTAATCTAAAAGGCgcaaaatatttatcaaaacaaagcagaataGTGTGTCAGTATATGGAGTCAATTAAAAGCGCCACAACAATATCAAGTTATGAAAACTACATTAATAATAGTATAATTAATGTCTAGAAATCGATCTAGTATAAATAATAGCTAGTCATACCCAGGAATCATTTTCATTCTGCCCTCCTAATTGATGAttgaaattgttcatttttgttctttacacCAATCCTCTCTCCTTTTATCCTAAATTGGCAAAATgttttgtgtatgtttttatttgttaaaaaggGGCAGACAATGtacgtttttcttctttctgtttccttttcatTTCACGTTTGAGTTGGCAACTCATGTGTCTATTgtctatttttccttttatcgaataaaaaaggaaaatctatttaaatttaagaaaaaaaactttatatagaatgaaaatgacattttaatagATTGAAACAAACTCGAGCCAGGTGCAGTTCATCCAGTAAATCTAGGGGCTTGTTGAAAATGATCGTTAGACCCCattcactttaaataaattatccaactgtgtaattaaaaacaacatggCTCCTTATTTCTCTGTGTCTAAATTCACTGGGCTTATCCACAAAGAGGTtgattttttatacatatagtTTAAACTCATTTACATTTACTTGTAAAGATCATGTTGTAACacgtttttgttgcattttaatcATGATAGATGAAAATTAAGCCAAAAATCGCgtgtttgagtatttatttgtatcgttgtgaatcgggagcagacaaaCAAAATGCAGTTGGAGAAAACCTGTAACAGGGACGTAGAAACTACAATCGgcgagctccctgctctgctccattccgatgcatccactcacagacagatagatccatgattgtctttgttttcctcgtccaaacTGGCATCTGACTAAACACtatacgactggatagctctgatatatTGTTTATTGGTAATGTTAGGAGCTGTAAACTAGCCGGAGAGTCTGTAAACATActggtgatgggaagtgggggcgggcttacgtCGGGCCAACAGTCGCCCAACTAAGAGGTGAATTCCTGATGAACTTCTTCCACTCTGAAAAAAttatgtcctggaaaacgatgagttgggctaaaaacagcataactgtcattaaaagaccactgggaacactttatgAAAAAGTGAGGAGTAGAACAGAAAGTTTATTACTACCAAAGATTGAATTCTCAAgggagaaaaaagacaaaaacttgagGAATTAAATAGAAAACTGAACTTGTTCGAAGAAGTGCCATGCCTGACTATCCAGTCTATATTCCATTTTTCAGAAACACCAAGATACCTCATATCCTGTGAAGATAAGAGATAATCCGACGATCAAAACCAACAAGGTATTTTTAGCCGGTGAGTTCCCCTGATTATCAGTGACATTACAGCTTGATGGCTTCACTTTCAGACCCTGATGGCTTCTTGTCATGAAGTTGTGTGTATAAAATGTAAGCTTTTAgggatttaaagaaacaaaaactacacaaatatgaataaaaaagtgaaacagtttGCTAGACTAGAAGACTCAATGggacaaacacatttattttgtggttttcataatagaaaaagatttttctgaaaacaaatgtaCAGGTTAGcctaggaaaaataaaagttacatgGAAACTGAATAGCTACCACACATATCATGTGAAACAACAACATTTGATATTTACAATGACAAAACCTTTGGATTACTGATTCATCTGAgctttttttagttagttatcAATCCCATGAACACTGCTGGAATTTGACCCTAAAGGTCAAAGAATTCTGCATAATAGCTGACAACACATGAAGTATTCAACAAgcacattgttttttattcctaCCTGCTGTCACTGCGGTT
It encodes:
- the si:dkey-20d21.12 gene encoding uncharacterized protein si:dkey-20d21.12, encoding MSRPPSSQTTPQFYRVSERDLTEIELHSVDSINDLHRTHPEHSHKGVRPPRPAYTPSPNGNLYTHDGTAANHRGHPLGSKLQSHLQELMRPGSSRAFAMSCAVIALLLLTVLLIFYFLVQQGGAIRMLTEAVRDKEAASAELSLLLQELQALRLNLTARRGGT